Proteins encoded together in one Erinaceus europaeus chromosome 11, mEriEur2.1, whole genome shotgun sequence window:
- the NBL1 gene encoding neuroblastoma suppressor of tumorigenicity 1 isoform X2, whose protein sequence is MRLCGRGSQASQEGRSDCCLKKLTELLFGKKKGRIPRAHGATMMLRLLLGAALPAMLLAAPPPINKLALFPDKSAWCEAKNITQIVGHSGCEAKSIQNRACLGQCFSYSVPNTFPQSTESLVHCDSCTPAQSLWEIVTLECPGHEEVPRVDKLVEKILHCSCQACGKEPSPEGLSVYVQGEDGPASQAGPHPHPHPHPHPHRGGQVPEPEDPPGTPHTEEEGAED, encoded by the exons ATGAGACTCTGTGGGCGAGGCTCTCAAGCGTCTCAGGAAGGAAGGTCTGATTGCTGTTTAAAGAAATTAACTGAGTTGCTGTTTGGGAAGAAAAAAGGCAGAAT CCCTAGGGCTCACGGGGCCACGATGATGCTTCGACTTCTGCTGGGGGCTGCCCTCCCAGCCATGCTGCTGGCTGCCCCGCCTCCCATCAACAAGCTGGCACTGTTCCCAGACAAGAGCGCCTGGTGTGAGGCCAAGAACATCACCCAGATCGTGGGTCACAGCGGCTGCGAGGCCAAGTCCATCCAGAACAG GGCCTGCCTGGGACAGTGCTTCAGTTACAGCGTCCCCAACACCTTCCCGCAGTCCACGGAGTCCCTGGTGCACTGTGACTCCTGCACTCCTGCCCAGTCCCTGTGGGAGATC GTGACCTTGGAGTGTCCCGGCCATGAGGAGGTGCCCAGAGTGGACAAACTGGTGGAGAAGATTCTGCACTGCAGCTGCCAGGCCTGCGGCAAGGAGCCCAGTCCCGAGGGGCTGAGTGTCTACGTGCAGGGCGAGGACGGCCCAGCCTCCCAGGCCGGCCcccacccgcacccgcacccgcatcCACACCCCCACCGTGGAGGGCAGGTCCCTGAGCCCGAGGACCCGCCTGGCACCCCTCACACGGAGGAAGAGGGGGCCGAGGACTGA
- the NBL1 gene encoding neuroblastoma suppressor of tumorigenicity 1 isoform X1, which yields MMLRLLLGAALPAMLLAAPPPINKLALFPDKSAWCEAKNITQIVGHSGCEAKSIQNRACLGQCFSYSVPNTFPQSTESLVHCDSCTPAQSLWEIVTLECPGHEEVPRVDKLVEKILHCSCQACGKEPSPEGLSVYVQGEDGPASQAGPHPHPHPHPHPHRGGQVPEPEDPPGTPHTEEEGAED from the exons ATGATGCTTCGACTTCTGCTGGGGGCTGCCCTCCCAGCCATGCTGCTGGCTGCCCCGCCTCCCATCAACAAGCTGGCACTGTTCCCAGACAAGAGCGCCTGGTGTGAGGCCAAGAACATCACCCAGATCGTGGGTCACAGCGGCTGCGAGGCCAAGTCCATCCAGAACAG GGCCTGCCTGGGACAGTGCTTCAGTTACAGCGTCCCCAACACCTTCCCGCAGTCCACGGAGTCCCTGGTGCACTGTGACTCCTGCACTCCTGCCCAGTCCCTGTGGGAGATC GTGACCTTGGAGTGTCCCGGCCATGAGGAGGTGCCCAGAGTGGACAAACTGGTGGAGAAGATTCTGCACTGCAGCTGCCAGGCCTGCGGCAAGGAGCCCAGTCCCGAGGGGCTGAGTGTCTACGTGCAGGGCGAGGACGGCCCAGCCTCCCAGGCCGGCCcccacccgcacccgcacccgcatcCACACCCCCACCGTGGAGGGCAGGTCCCTGAGCCCGAGGACCCGCCTGGCACCCCTCACACGGAGGAAGAGGGGGCCGAGGACTGA